The sequence below is a genomic window from Amycolatopsis sulphurea.
GACCTTGGTGAACACGATGTCCTGATGCTGCTCCGAAGCCTTCTCGTAGACCGGCGCGAACTGCCGGCACGGGCCGCACCAGCTCGCCCAGAAGTCGATCAGCACGAATTTGTTGTCGGTCACGGTCTCGTCGAAATTGCCCGCGGTCAGCTCCATTGTGCCCATGACGGGTCCAACGAACCGGACCGGCCGGGAATTCCCCGGCCCGCCGCCGCGTCTGCACTCCTGCCGGACGACTTGCGGAGGTACCCATGACCGAGGACGGCATCCTGAACCGGATCGACGAGCTGATCGCCGAGGAACACGAGCTGCGCGCCCGCGCGGCAGGCACCGGCCTGTCCGCCGCGGACCGGGACCGGCTGACGGCGCTGGAACAGCACCTGGACCAGTGCTGGGACCTGCTCCGCCGGCGCCGGGCACGCACCGAGTTCGCAGAGGACCCGGACGAGGTCCAGGTGCGCTCCGTCGCGCAGGTCGAAGGTTACCGACAGTAGCCGGGGTGGGCTGAGGGTGCGCGCGAGCGCCGCCCGGCGGTCCCGCGCCGGATTGGGCCGGGCGTGGGACTCGAAGTCGGAGACCAGCGCCCGAGCAGGGTGCCGGCCTGACTCCGAAGTGTTTCCACGGCCGACCCCAGGAGCGCAGAAGCCTTCAGCGGCAACGAGATGACCGGGGCCGAGGCCCCCGCCCGCGCGGCCGAAGCCCCAGCTCAAGCCGGGCAGAGCGTCCTGGTGTCCGGAACCTTGCCGTCGATCAGGAACCCCTGCACGGCAGCGGTGACGCACGGCGACTGGCCCACCGCACCATGGCCCGCGCCTTGCCAGGTGACGGTGACCGCACTGGGCATCTGGTCCGCCGCGCGGGTGGTGCCGACCTGTGGGGTCACCGGGTCGGCCGCGGTGGCGGCGACCAGGATCGGCGGGGCGCCGGGGGCACCCGCAGCGGGCAACGGCTCGCGGCGTACGGGCCAGGCACCGCACCAGGCGAGTTCCTGGGCGATGGCGGCGCCGAACTGTGGGTACTTGGTGCGCATGGCGGCTTCGGCGCGGTCGATCTGGTCGGCGGGCAGCCGGGTGGACGAGTCGTTGCAGCGGGTCGCGATCATGCCGCTGATTCGCGACGCGCGCCCACGCGCGTCGACTAGTACGGGGTCCGCGAAGGCCGTCAGCGCAGCGAAGTCGCCGTTGCGGGCTGAGTTCAGGGCGTCCGCGAGAGCGGGCCAGCGCGTGCGGTCGCTGAGGCCGACGTACGCGGCATAGGTCGCGACCCCCGGGCCGACTACGAGACCGTCGGGGCCGCTGACTGGTGCGGTGCGCAGCCGGTCGGTGACGGCCTTCAGTGCGGCTTTTGCATCACCCAGCGGACAGCCTCGGGCGGCACAGTCGGCGTTGAACGCGTCGAAGGTGGCTTGCGCGCCGGCGGCGACCGCGTCGAGTACGGCGCCTCGGTCGTCGCCTGGGTCCGGCAGGCCGTCTAGCACCATGCGGCCCACCTGTGCGGGGTAGCGCACGGCGTACTCCGACAGCACCTTCGAACCGTCGCCGTGGCCGAGCGCGTTGAGCCGGTCAAGGCCGAGCGCTTGCCGCAGCTTGTCGAGGTCGCCGGCGGTACGCCAGCTGTCCAGTGCGGTCTGCGCGGTGTCCAGGTCGATTGCGCACTGCTGCCCGACCCGGCGTGCTGCGTCCAGTACGTCGCCGAGGCCGCCCTGTGTCGGATCGGCGCCGAGCAATGCGGACCGCACCTCGTCCGGCGCGCACTGCACGCCGCCGGACAGCCCCGTGCCACGGCGGTCCATACCGATCAGCGAGAACTTCTGAAGGAACGCCGGCGGCAACTGCGCGGCCAGCCGCGCCGCGTACACCGTGCCCGGCTCGCCGCCGACATCGTTGACCACTGCCAGCGGGATCGGCCCGTTCCCCACCTTCAGCAGGTAGATCCGCGCGAGCAGCCGCTGCGTGTCGTCGGGCGCGTCGAGCGGTGCGGTCATCCGCGCGCAGCTGAACTGCAGCGAAGCGGGCACGGCTGGGTCGCCGATCCGCTCGCGGGTGTCCTGGCCGCAGTCCGCCCAGCGCAGCGCCGACGACTGCGGCTGCGTAAGCGGGGGCAGCGGCACCGGCGCCGTACTGGACTTCGGGGACGGCGTGTTGCGCCCGTCGTTGTCGATCACCGCCGGGCGCACCGACGGCCCGGTCGTGCACCCGGCCAGCGCGAGCACGCCGAGCGTCGCCGCGACCAGCCGTACGCGCAGACGGAGACGGCGGGCGAAACGGCGGTGCACGGGCAGGTCCTCACGTCGAATCCGGGCGAACTCGCCGCCGAGCTTGACATGCCGGGTGTGGGGAGGCAGTGAGCGGGTCCGCGACACCGACGCGGCTCAGCGGGTCCGTACGACCTCCCCGCGGAACACTGCGGACAGGTCGTACCGCGCGGGCTCGTCGAGCTGGGTGTAACCGCACGAGGACGGTTCACGGTCCGGGCGCCAGCGGGCGAACTGCGCGGTGTGCCGGAACCGCGACGGGTAGCCGCCTTCGGTGTGCTCGTAGGACACCTCCACGACGCGCTCCAGCCGCAGCGGCACCCACGGCTGCTCTTTCGCTCGCCAGCGCGTGATGCCGCCGGGGACCCGCTGCCCTTCGCGCACCGCGTCGCCGAGCCATGGATGGCCCTCGCCGTCGGTGATCAGTGGGCTCAGCTCGGCGGCCAGCTCTCGCCGTCGCGCGGCTGGGAACGAGCCGACGACGCCGACGTGGTGCAGCAGGCCCTGCTCGTCGTACAGGCCGAGCAGGAACGAGCCGACCGCTTCGCTGGGCGCGGAGTCCACATGCCACCGCAGGCCGGCGAGTACGCAATCGGCAGTACGGGAATGCTTGTACTTGAACAACACCCGCTTGCCCGGCGTGTACGGCTCGGTCAGCGGTTTGCCGATCACGCCGTCGAGGCCGGCGCCTTCAAACAGCTCGAACCAGTGCCGTGCGGTCGCCGGATCTGTGGTTGCCGGGGTCAGCGCAACGCTGGGCAACGCGGTCAGCCGTTCGCGGCGTGCGGAGGTCGGTTCGTCCATGAAGGACTCGTCGCCGAGGGCGAGCAGATCGAACGCGACGAACTGTGCGGGGCTCTCCTTCGCGAGCAGCTGGACCCGGCTGTCGGCCGGGTGGATGCGCTCGGTGAGCGCGTCGAAGTCGAGCTTGCCGCCGCGCGCGACCACCAGCTCCCCGTCCAGCACGATCCGGTCCGGCAGGCTCGCCTTCAGCTCCGCGATGACCTCGGGGAAGTACCGGTTGAGCGGTTTCTCCGCGCGCGACTGGAGGGTGAGTTCGTCGCCGTCCCGGAAAACGAGGCAGCGGAACCCGTCCCACTTGGGCTCGAAGAGCAGCCCACCGGAATCGGGGATCGCCTTCGCGGGCTTCGCGAGCATGGGCTTGATCGGTGCCGCCAGGGGAAGGGCCATGTCCGGCATTCTCGGCGAAAGCCGCGGTCAGCGCACGCGTGTCGGCCCGGCCGTGTCGAGTTCGAGGCGGATCGCTGTAGGCAGCGTGGTGACGCCGAGGGATTCCCGGGCGCGAGTCAGTACGTGCGCTTCGAGGTCTTCCC
It includes:
- a CDS encoding DUF2630 family protein, translated to MTEDGILNRIDELIAEEHELRARAAGTGLSAADRDRLTALEQHLDQCWDLLRRRRARTEFAEDPDEVQVRSVAQVEGYRQ
- a CDS encoding alpha/beta hydrolase — encoded protein: MHRRFARRLRLRVRLVAATLGVLALAGCTTGPSVRPAVIDNDGRNTPSPKSSTAPVPLPPLTQPQSSALRWADCGQDTRERIGDPAVPASLQFSCARMTAPLDAPDDTQRLLARIYLLKVGNGPIPLAVVNDVGGEPGTVYAARLAAQLPPAFLQKFSLIGMDRRGTGLSGGVQCAPDEVRSALLGADPTQGGLGDVLDAARRVGQQCAIDLDTAQTALDSWRTAGDLDKLRQALGLDRLNALGHGDGSKVLSEYAVRYPAQVGRMVLDGLPDPGDDRGAVLDAVAAGAQATFDAFNADCAARGCPLGDAKAALKAVTDRLRTAPVSGPDGLVVGPGVATYAAYVGLSDRTRWPALADALNSARNGDFAALTAFADPVLVDARGRASRISGMIATRCNDSSTRLPADQIDRAEAAMRTKYPQFGAAIAQELAWCGAWPVRREPLPAAGAPGAPPILVAATAADPVTPQVGTTRAADQMPSAVTVTWQGAGHGAVGQSPCVTAAVQGFLIDGKVPDTRTLCPA
- a CDS encoding ATP-dependent DNA ligase, yielding MALPLAAPIKPMLAKPAKAIPDSGGLLFEPKWDGFRCLVFRDGDELTLQSRAEKPLNRYFPEVIAELKASLPDRIVLDGELVVARGGKLDFDALTERIHPADSRVQLLAKESPAQFVAFDLLALGDESFMDEPTSARRERLTALPSVALTPATTDPATARHWFELFEGAGLDGVIGKPLTEPYTPGKRVLFKYKHSRTADCVLAGLRWHVDSAPSEAVGSFLLGLYDEQGLLHHVGVVGSFPAARRRELAAELSPLITDGEGHPWLGDAVREGQRVPGGITRWRAKEQPWVPLRLERVVEVSYEHTEGGYPSRFRHTAQFARWRPDREPSSCGYTQLDEPARYDLSAVFRGEVVRTR